One window from the genome of Tolypothrix sp. NIES-4075 encodes:
- a CDS encoding DinB family protein, with the protein MRIMCDRTYYETMAEYNFWMNQKLYTICAEIPDDKRREDLGAFFKSIHGTLNHLLFGDRAWMGRFIEKPFTAKIGQELYADFNELRQQRELTDKQIIEWSKSLSHEWLNQPFKYTSGVDGKTRILPAWLLVTHMFNHQTHHRGQLTTLLSQLGYDPGITDLPFLPCLNAIVKV; encoded by the coding sequence ATGAGAATTATGTGCGATCGCACTTACTACGAAACGATGGCAGAGTACAACTTTTGGATGAATCAAAAGCTTTATACCATCTGTGCAGAAATTCCTGACGATAAAAGAAGAGAAGATTTAGGAGCATTTTTCAAGTCGATACATGGAACTTTAAATCATCTGCTTTTTGGCGATCGCGCCTGGATGGGACGTTTCATTGAGAAACCTTTTACCGCTAAAATCGGACAGGAATTATATGCAGACTTTAATGAACTTCGCCAACAACGAGAACTTACCGATAAACAAATTATAGAATGGTCAAAAAGCCTTTCACATGAGTGGTTAAACCAACCATTCAAATACACCAGCGGTGTAGACGGAAAAACGCGAATTTTACCAGCTTGGCTTTTGGTGACGCATATGTTTAATCATCAAACTCACCACCGAGGACAATTAACTACTCTTCTTAGCCAGCTAGGATATGATCCGGGGATTACTGATTTACCGTTCCTACCTTGTTTGAATGCAATTGTTAAAGTATAG
- a CDS encoding glutathione S-transferase family protein — protein sequence MTLTLVIGNKNYSSWSLRPWLAMKQFGLQFQEICIPLYNQESSSKIRQYSPSGKVPVLLHNTQILWDSLAICEYLAEEFPNRDWWSKDKAAKAFARSISGEMHSGFPNLRQNMPMNCRARHPGKGMALGVQKDIDRITDIWRECRQKFGSDGNMLFGDFTIADAMFAPVALRFVTYDVQLDAVSQDYVEAILSLPAIQEWIKAAETESEIISNYEF from the coding sequence ATGACATTAACTCTTGTAATTGGCAATAAAAATTATTCATCTTGGTCACTGCGTCCTTGGCTAGCGATGAAACAATTCGGTTTACAATTCCAGGAAATTTGCATTCCTCTCTATAATCAAGAATCTTCCTCAAAAATTCGGCAATATTCTCCCTCTGGAAAAGTTCCTGTGCTGCTGCACAATACTCAAATTTTGTGGGATTCTCTCGCTATTTGCGAATATCTAGCTGAAGAATTTCCTAATAGAGATTGGTGGTCTAAAGATAAAGCTGCAAAAGCTTTTGCCCGTTCTATCAGCGGGGAAATGCATTCAGGTTTTCCAAATTTGCGTCAGAATATGCCTATGAATTGCCGTGCTAGACACCCTGGAAAAGGTATGGCATTGGGTGTACAAAAAGATATTGACCGTATTACTGATATTTGGCGAGAATGTCGTCAAAAGTTTGGCTCTGATGGCAATATGTTGTTTGGCGATTTTACCATCGCTGATGCTATGTTTGCCCCGGTAGCTTTGCGGTTTGTAACTTATGATGTGCAATTAGATGCTGTTTCACAGGATTATGTTGAGGCAATTTTGTCACTACCAGCAATACAGGAATGGATAAAAGCAGCCGAAACTGAATCAGAAATTATCAGCAATTACGAGTTTTAA
- a CDS encoding LysR family transcriptional regulator: MKISQLKAVIAVADHGNFSEAALELQLSQPAISHAIATLEEELGIPLFARGRRGAVLTPAGERILYHARQTLEHIEMMQHEANLHKGLHGGHVRIASFRSVATHLLPKAIAQFHSSFPEVAVTIIECPAFVDVENSLREGRADIGITCLPTSDEFEVWEILRDEYVALLPPNSRIVGKQITWEDLAAYSPVMIPTTPCGRILHNHLKTVTLSMNTTTDIQEDSTIVSMVNQGLRAAILPRLAAVPIPQEVQVYSLPVPLERVMGVAILSNALQVPAVFTFLEMLRKFDFQSLAKFTYS; the protein is encoded by the coding sequence ATGAAAATCTCCCAACTTAAGGCTGTAATTGCAGTGGCAGATCATGGCAACTTTAGTGAAGCGGCTTTGGAATTACAGCTTTCCCAGCCAGCAATTAGTCACGCTATAGCTACCTTGGAAGAAGAATTAGGTATACCTTTATTTGCTAGGGGACGTCGCGGTGCTGTGTTGACACCAGCAGGAGAGCGCATTTTATACCATGCACGTCAAACGCTGGAACACATAGAAATGATGCAACACGAAGCAAATTTGCATAAAGGTTTACATGGTGGTCATGTGCGAATTGCTTCTTTTCGCAGCGTTGCTACTCATTTACTACCAAAAGCGATCGCTCAGTTTCACTCTTCATTCCCAGAAGTTGCTGTCACCATCATAGAGTGTCCTGCCTTCGTTGATGTAGAAAATTCTTTACGCGAGGGACGTGCTGACATCGGTATTACCTGTTTGCCAACTAGTGATGAATTCGAGGTATGGGAAATACTGCGGGATGAGTATGTAGCTTTACTACCACCAAATTCCAGAATTGTCGGAAAGCAAATTACTTGGGAAGATTTAGCAGCTTATTCGCCAGTCATGATTCCCACTACACCCTGTGGACGGATTCTTCACAACCACCTAAAGACTGTAACACTCTCGATGAATACAACTACCGACATTCAAGAAGATTCTACCATTGTTAGTATGGTCAATCAAGGACTCAGAGCAGCTATTCTCCCTCGTTTAGCAGCTGTGCCAATTCCTCAAGAGGTGCAAGTATATAGTTTACCAGTACCGCTAGAGAGAGTAATGGGAGTAGCAATTTTATCTAATGCCCTTCAGGTTCCTGCTGTGTTCACCTTTCTAGAAATGCTAAGGAAATTTGACTTTCAAAGTTTGGCGAAATTTACTTATTCATGA
- a CDS encoding cupin domain-containing protein, whose product MIINPENVPSRTTTVYPDEFKPLMAGRVKQALGNAAGLKNFGVNLVTLAPGSCSALRHWHTRQDEFIYVIEGEITLITNEGEQILKRGMMAGFPAGEENGHHLVNKSEGMVVYLEIGDRTPGDRGNYPDDDIIAQSTPDGWMFTHKDGTLYES is encoded by the coding sequence ATGATAATTAACCCGGAAAATGTACCCAGTCGCACAACTACAGTTTATCCTGATGAATTTAAGCCTTTGATGGCAGGAAGAGTGAAACAAGCGTTAGGTAATGCGGCTGGATTGAAAAACTTCGGTGTAAACTTGGTTACACTTGCGCCAGGAAGTTGTTCTGCGTTGAGGCATTGGCATACGCGACAAGATGAGTTTATCTATGTGATAGAGGGTGAAATCACGTTAATTACCAACGAGGGAGAACAAATATTAAAACGGGGTATGATGGCGGGTTTCCCCGCTGGTGAGGAAAATGGACACCATCTAGTGAATAAATCGGAGGGGATGGTAGTTTATTTAGAAATTGGCGATAGAACTCCAGGCGATCGCGGAAACTATCCAGATGATGATATCATCGCTCAATCCACTCCTGATGGTTGGATGTTTACACACAAAGATGGTACTTTGTATGAGAGTTAG
- a CDS encoding Uma2 family endonuclease encodes MVANPQFNCMAPQEYLEWELTQEIRYEYIHGEVFAMTGGTKPHNRIAGNLYTGLDSYLAEKGCEVYIADVKVQVSLYRQVRFDSKEDET; translated from the coding sequence ATGGTTGCTAATCCACAGTTTAATTGTATGGCTCCCCAGGAGTACCTGGAATGGGAACTAACTCAAGAAATCCGCTACGAGTATATTCATGGCGAAGTTTTTGCCATGACGGGTGGTACAAAGCCCCACAACCGCATTGCCGGCAACCTTTACACTGGTTTAGATAGTTATCTCGCAGAAAAAGGCTGTGAGGTTTACATTGCAGATGTCAAGGTGCAAGTTTCCCTCTACCGACAAGTTAGGTTTGATTCAAAAGAGGATGAAACCTGA
- a CDS encoding protein tyrosine phosphatase family protein: MSKNKIEDIYNFLKISDTIATSGQPTQEQFQVIKGAGYEVIVNLALPESPNALKDEKQIVESKDMQYVHIPVVWKKPTLENVTEFFSVMEGNADKQVFVHCAANMRVSAFMYLYRRLHEGISDEDAKKDLQKIWIPNEIWQNFIEQVISIKK, encoded by the coding sequence ATGTCTAAAAACAAAATTGAAGATATTTATAATTTTCTGAAAATATCCGATACAATTGCCACTTCAGGACAACCAACTCAAGAACAGTTTCAAGTAATCAAAGGAGCAGGATATGAAGTTATAGTTAATCTAGCATTACCAGAATCTCCTAACGCTTTAAAAGATGAAAAGCAAATTGTCGAAAGTAAAGATATGCAATATGTTCATATTCCCGTTGTTTGGAAAAAGCCAACATTGGAGAATGTGACAGAATTTTTTAGCGTCATGGAAGGAAACGCAGATAAACAAGTTTTTGTGCATTGCGCTGCAAATATGCGAGTTTCAGCATTTATGTATCTTTATCGCCGTCTTCATGAAGGTATTAGTGATGAAGATGCTAAAAAGGACTTGCAGAAAATTTGGATTCCTAATGAAATATGGCAGAATTTTATTGAACAAGTAATATCAATTAAAAAATAG
- a CDS encoding type II toxin-antitoxin system VapC family toxin, translated as MTASQFLLDTNILSEPLRPFPNPSVIESLVRYDDSLATATVVLHEMLYGCYRLPNSQKRRAIEAYLKEEVEAKLPLLPYDKEAAKWHASEQTRLVKLGKTPTFVDGQIAAIAVVNNLVLVTNNVVDFAEFQSLKIENWFG; from the coding sequence TATCAGAACCCCTACGCCCATTTCCCAACCCTAGCGTTATCGAATCCCTAGTGAGATATGATGACTCATTAGCCACTGCAACTGTTGTACTTCACGAAATGCTCTACGGCTGTTATCGCTTGCCTAACTCTCAAAAACGTCGGGCAATCGAAGCTTACCTTAAAGAAGAGGTAGAAGCCAAGCTGCCATTATTACCTTATGATAAAGAAGCTGCAAAATGGCACGCCTCTGAGCAGACAAGATTGGTCAAGCTTGGGAAAACACCAACCTTTGTTGATGGACAAATTGCGGCAATTGCTGTTGTTAATAACTTGGTTTTAGTAACAAACAATGTGGTAGATTTTGCTGAGTTTCAATCTCTAAAAATTGAAAACTGGTTTGGTTGA